In one window of Chryseobacterium sp. JV274 DNA:
- a CDS encoding major capsid protein, which produces MSEIVTSIFGQYGTSGAIQAIIDKRMDKFKTREFTKYLSWDTPQVDLSFADVIGRSRIEAIASVIGEDAVSPVRSRQGLEKLEGKIPTISHKYLMKSSDYRNYITLQNQNNVSDDTKKKQIIDLIFNDVKNAADGCTARVDVMFLQALSTGKIDLSVTNNPDGVAYGQIDMLLPADNIITAAKVWTDTTAKPTSDLEAVISAAQAKGNGDFAKILMTRPTFNKLKDSAEIQAIFKNSNKDNYALVTLARVNDFFTSNGLPPIELQDSLFGLEQDGNITTFKAFADDVIVFVPQGQLGTVKNGLVVEGDLMQVSGHSYANVDKVKIAKWSKTEPMNEFTRGQLHAIPALTAIDAVYHLKLKLA; this is translated from the coding sequence ATGAGTGAAATTGTAACATCAATATTCGGACAATACGGTACAAGCGGAGCAATTCAGGCAATTATCGACAAAAGAATGGATAAGTTCAAAACCAGAGAATTCACCAAGTATCTTTCTTGGGACACTCCTCAGGTTGATCTTTCCTTTGCAGATGTAATTGGTAGAAGTAGAATTGAAGCAATCGCATCAGTAATTGGTGAAGATGCCGTATCTCCAGTAAGAAGCAGACAAGGGCTTGAAAAGTTAGAGGGGAAAATTCCTACTATTTCTCACAAGTACCTAATGAAATCTTCTGACTACAGAAACTACATTACTTTACAGAATCAGAATAACGTTTCTGATGATACGAAGAAAAAACAAATCATTGATCTTATTTTCAATGACGTAAAAAACGCTGCTGACGGTTGTACCGCTAGAGTAGACGTTATGTTCTTACAGGCGTTATCTACAGGTAAAATTGATTTGTCTGTGACTAACAATCCTGATGGAGTTGCTTACGGCCAAATTGACATGCTACTACCTGCAGATAATATCATAACAGCAGCCAAAGTATGGACTGACACAACAGCTAAACCGACAAGCGATCTTGAGGCAGTTATATCTGCAGCACAGGCAAAAGGAAATGGAGATTTTGCAAAAATTCTCATGACAAGACCAACCTTCAACAAGTTGAAAGACTCTGCTGAGATCCAGGCAATTTTCAAAAATTCGAATAAAGATAATTACGCTTTGGTAACTCTTGCCAGAGTAAATGATTTCTTTACTTCAAATGGATTACCTCCGATTGAACTTCAGGACTCTTTATTTGGCCTAGAGCAGGATGGGAATATCACCACATTCAAAGCATTTGCTGATGATGTGATTGTATTCGTTCCTCAGGGGCAATTAGGGACAGTTAAGAATGGTCTTGTGGTTGAAGGAGACTTAATGCAAGTATCCGGGCATTCATATGCAAACGTTGACAAAGTGAAGATTGCTAAATGGTCGAAAACTGAGCCAATGAATGAGTTCACAAGAGGACAATTACATGCTATTCCGGCATTAACTGCAATCGATGCTGTATATCATTTAAAACTAAAACTAGCATAA
- a CDS encoding phage tail domain-containing protein, translated as MGLKWSINGRDFADFGINVQESKSVLDKLKPRERNSYTWAEYHGKQIDLSKPYYEAREMELQCWLKASDSNRLTENFNSFLSLFDTKSTKRFTIEPFGNKEYAYEVLLNGSAELIKEFRNGEMYGSFTLKLLEPNPIKRVLKTTLDTFKLSYEIDSETEIFFGDGTKQTGRSNVSLTKDYSEPSYENSGLSLVSVSGFNDEYFEVYSVPEKSTTYQFSVEVTLVSPKNIKLYVIGRKPDNVYEVVAISTIYEGLIGKNTITVIKDVNIPVYGKFIYKVLDSDGNEIPGMVYNNPRIETAEVVGEWQDMTGKEKIIIIAGNIEDMKNLQTPAEIIWEKI; from the coding sequence ATGGGATTAAAGTGGTCAATCAATGGAAGGGATTTTGCGGACTTTGGAATTAATGTTCAAGAGTCTAAAAGTGTTCTTGATAAATTAAAGCCACGTGAAAGAAATTCATATACATGGGCTGAATACCACGGAAAGCAAATCGACTTATCTAAACCTTACTATGAAGCGCGAGAAATGGAGCTTCAGTGCTGGCTTAAAGCATCTGATTCAAATAGGTTAACAGAAAATTTTAATTCCTTTTTAAGCTTATTTGATACAAAATCGACAAAGCGTTTTACTATCGAACCTTTCGGCAATAAAGAATACGCATATGAGGTGTTGCTTAATGGTTCTGCTGAACTTATAAAAGAGTTTAGAAACGGTGAAATGTACGGCTCTTTTACGCTAAAACTATTAGAGCCAAATCCAATAAAAAGAGTTCTAAAAACAACTCTGGACACCTTCAAACTATCCTACGAAATAGATTCCGAGACAGAGATTTTCTTCGGTGATGGGACCAAGCAGACCGGACGTAGTAATGTAAGCCTTACAAAAGACTATTCAGAACCTTCTTATGAGAATTCCGGATTGTCACTTGTAAGTGTAAGTGGTTTTAATGATGAATATTTCGAGGTATACTCTGTTCCGGAAAAATCTACCACTTATCAGTTCTCGGTTGAAGTGACTTTAGTATCACCTAAAAACATAAAACTTTATGTAATCGGAAGAAAGCCTGATAATGTTTATGAAGTGGTTGCAATAAGTACAATTTACGAAGGCTTAATAGGCAAAAACACCATAACCGTGATTAAGGACGTCAATATACCGGTCTATGGGAAATTTATATACAAGGTTTTGGATTCAGACGGAAATGAAATTCCGGGAATGGTTTACAATAACCCTCGTATTGAAACCGCTGAGGTAGTCGGAGAGTGGCAGGACATGACAGGTAAAGAAAAAATAATAATAATTGCTGGAAATATTGAAGACATGAAAAACCTTCAGACACCAGCGGAAATAATTTGGGAAAAAATATAG
- a CDS encoding tape measure protein, with product MNNVGGALNFNATLNLNEWRRNVDQIRRDILGLNQQTQQQTSQMDTAFRNLSIGVASYFSVHVVRDFINELITVRGEFQQMENAIETITGSTSQMNKLMDEWKELTLRSPFRLSEIGQAGKQLLAYGIDVNKVTHDIEMLANVASGVSAPIGDIAYVYGTLKTQGRAYTRDILQFTMRGIPLMDELAKVMNVNVSELKGLIEAGKVGFPEVEKAMNRLTTEGGKFNNLIGKQATTLTGSVNRLKHEFELMLNEIGTNNENILKGGIDAITHLIENYQEVGRVLLTLIEIYGIYRTALLVTTAIQKASIAVEAIKTWISLARSIRTAADAQALFNLTARANPYTLIITVIGALLAITYNYRQELGELTGMIEEQTNSQKAQEEVMSEYHRNFAKGVNETKANISELIGIIKNESSTLEMRKAAYEKLIKIDQTFIGVLDGQYKATNRLGQALEYVTSKIDAFAMAQAKAAASRKILEESFEEQFKRDALKVQADSAQKEADKWKKMDEEARKAGKASLEYMRNAYDAEKRRDKLLEQLEKQRKVANEKTGISNAIIRSNQQEINQKTKVLNQLREEVRLGKLNGEQLELKKKQIEKLDFELNGFKPQIIQSPEENKKSEGWAERIKAQIEELESQAQKAPTQAAYQAIRNRIDKLNELLNPKKNKQENQIAEILPEGSIKELERRAQLLNDAIDTAVNGVVKLRNLDKFGHDKDKKGNPYLTGETVSTEEAYKRLQQIQDEIDSKRYKSNKDRLDETKTQFENYYSIASYYGKEIADKQYAPLISKSKNYLQYVEGEVNSIEKRIESGEKLSKSDQEYLVMLRNEMDSLNGFEAPIEAFKREFENTLKLMTSYIDQIDAIDNAIDKAFQKEGGNSKQFLDQKKYLEELRRNAVQAQKEQYVQFINEHQTFEQRKVEITKKYDDIRLKIQKSNDSDLEKTRLTDEANKAQAKDISSMSVELFQKTDLWVKAFGDLNRVGPKTLRRMRDEFKKFLDSDAAKALKPEDLKTVQDAYDKLDESVKSRNPFAAISISIGKYSEEKKKLADAEKKYGKNSKEYNEQLENTRIALANIFKNGQDAANAVIGFASDLGGALGLLSQESQEALKNAQQLFDGIINAVTGYFSGDYAKMAGGIVQMITSISKAMNGDIDRNKSIQQWGIEIEKLKSLYEQLNKTIEKTAGEAQLKMNQDLIQNLKQQQDILAKMRDTENEKKNSDTDKIASYTQQIEDINNKIAEIADNFKNSITGSDFKDLSQKMAEALTSAFTQGEDAAKSFDKVVDDVMRNAVQNALRIKFLEPAAQKIVDQIYQSMGFGNGDASTLESQIKLAEKEINDVVNKLKNTSVLDGNYLTLYKKREELEKLISSLKEQIATSNTSGGFDGLTQEERDKNKESVQDAMKKYMEGMKQYQDLFGQAAENAQGLKGDIKGITEKTAGALEGQLNAMRIMQAEALKRFKDGLEVMRSQLLVQSQIEMNTRPIKGMYEEIKSMNSKIKNSLAGIP from the coding sequence ATGAATAATGTAGGAGGAGCTTTAAATTTCAATGCGACGTTGAATTTGAACGAATGGAGGAGAAATGTTGATCAGATACGAAGAGATATTCTTGGATTAAATCAGCAAACACAGCAACAGACATCACAAATGGACACCGCTTTCCGGAATCTATCAATTGGTGTTGCAAGTTACTTTTCAGTACATGTTGTTCGGGATTTTATAAATGAACTTATAACAGTTCGTGGCGAATTCCAACAAATGGAGAATGCTATCGAAACCATTACTGGTTCGACATCCCAAATGAATAAGCTGATGGATGAATGGAAAGAACTTACTTTAAGGTCTCCATTTCGTTTATCAGAAATCGGTCAAGCAGGAAAACAATTACTAGCATATGGCATTGATGTAAATAAAGTTACACATGATATTGAAATGCTTGCCAATGTGGCTTCCGGGGTATCAGCGCCAATCGGTGATATTGCTTATGTTTATGGAACCTTAAAAACACAGGGTAGAGCATATACTAGAGATATTCTACAATTCACAATGCGAGGTATTCCATTAATGGATGAGTTAGCGAAAGTCATGAACGTAAATGTTTCTGAACTTAAAGGGCTAATTGAAGCTGGAAAAGTTGGTTTCCCAGAAGTTGAAAAGGCTATGAATAGACTGACTACTGAAGGAGGTAAATTCAATAATCTTATTGGCAAGCAAGCCACAACATTAACGGGTTCAGTAAATAGACTTAAGCACGAATTTGAATTAATGCTTAATGAAATCGGAACCAATAATGAAAACATTCTTAAAGGCGGAATTGACGCAATTACCCACTTGATTGAAAACTATCAGGAAGTTGGAAGAGTTTTGCTTACTCTAATTGAAATATACGGAATTTACAGAACTGCTTTATTGGTGACAACAGCAATTCAAAAAGCTTCAATTGCGGTAGAGGCTATCAAGACATGGATCTCATTGGCTAGAAGTATTAGAACTGCAGCAGATGCACAAGCTTTATTTAACCTTACCGCAAGAGCCAATCCTTATACTCTTATAATTACTGTAATAGGAGCTTTATTAGCAATAACTTACAATTATCGCCAGGAACTAGGCGAGCTTACCGGAATGATCGAAGAGCAGACAAACTCACAGAAAGCACAGGAGGAGGTAATGTCTGAATATCACAGGAATTTCGCCAAAGGTGTAAACGAAACCAAAGCTAATATTTCTGAGTTAATCGGCATTATCAAAAATGAGTCTTCCACATTAGAAATGCGTAAGGCCGCATATGAAAAGCTTATTAAGATTGATCAGACTTTCATCGGTGTTCTTGATGGTCAGTATAAAGCAACAAATAGGCTCGGACAGGCTTTAGAATATGTTACATCTAAAATTGATGCATTTGCAATGGCTCAGGCCAAGGCTGCTGCTTCAAGAAAAATACTTGAAGAATCATTCGAGGAGCAATTTAAGCGCGATGCTTTAAAAGTTCAGGCCGATTCAGCTCAAAAAGAAGCTGATAAGTGGAAGAAAATGGACGAAGAGGCAAGAAAGGCTGGAAAAGCGAGCCTAGAGTACATGAGAAATGCTTATGATGCTGAGAAGAGACGAGATAAGCTTCTTGAACAACTTGAAAAGCAAAGAAAGGTAGCCAACGAGAAAACCGGTATTTCTAACGCAATCATCAGGAGCAACCAGCAGGAAATTAATCAAAAAACAAAGGTTTTAAATCAACTAAGAGAAGAAGTTAGGCTAGGAAAACTAAATGGTGAACAATTAGAGCTTAAAAAGAAACAAATTGAAAAACTAGATTTTGAACTTAATGGTTTTAAGCCTCAAATTATTCAATCACCTGAAGAAAATAAAAAGTCTGAAGGATGGGCTGAAAGGATTAAAGCTCAAATTGAAGAATTGGAATCGCAGGCACAGAAAGCACCTACACAAGCAGCCTATCAAGCAATACGCAATAGAATAGACAAGTTAAATGAATTATTAAATCCAAAAAAAAATAAGCAAGAAAATCAAATAGCTGAAATATTACCAGAAGGTTCTATAAAAGAACTTGAAAGAAGAGCTCAGTTGCTAAATGATGCTATTGATACAGCTGTTAATGGTGTAGTTAAACTTCGAAATCTAGACAAGTTTGGACACGATAAAGATAAAAAAGGGAACCCTTATTTAACAGGCGAGACGGTATCTACAGAAGAAGCTTATAAAAGACTTCAACAAATACAGGATGAAATAGACTCCAAAAGGTATAAATCTAACAAAGATAGACTGGATGAAACTAAAACACAGTTTGAAAACTATTACTCTATTGCTTCCTATTACGGAAAAGAAATAGCTGATAAACAGTATGCTCCTCTAATTAGTAAATCAAAAAATTACCTTCAGTACGTAGAGGGAGAAGTTAATTCTATCGAAAAAAGAATAGAGAGTGGGGAGAAGCTTTCCAAATCTGATCAGGAGTATTTAGTTATGCTTAGAAATGAGATGGATTCATTAAATGGTTTTGAAGCCCCCATAGAAGCTTTTAAGCGTGAGTTTGAAAACACTCTAAAACTTATGACGTCATACATTGATCAGATAGATGCAATAGATAATGCGATAGATAAGGCCTTCCAAAAAGAAGGAGGAAATAGCAAACAATTCTTGGATCAGAAAAAGTATCTGGAAGAGTTAAGGAGAAATGCTGTTCAGGCTCAAAAAGAACAGTATGTTCAGTTTATCAACGAACATCAAACTTTTGAACAACGCAAAGTAGAAATAACAAAGAAGTACGATGATATACGTCTGAAGATTCAAAAATCAAATGATTCCGACTTAGAAAAAACAAGGCTTACTGACGAAGCAAATAAAGCTCAGGCTAAAGACATTTCATCAATGTCTGTCGAACTATTTCAGAAAACCGATTTGTGGGTTAAAGCTTTTGGAGATTTAAATCGTGTAGGGCCAAAAACACTTCGTAGAATGCGAGATGAGTTTAAGAAATTTTTAGACTCAGACGCCGCCAAAGCACTAAAACCCGAAGACCTTAAAACAGTACAGGATGCATATGATAAATTAGACGAGAGTGTTAAATCAAGAAACCCTTTCGCAGCAATAAGCATTTCAATTGGTAAGTATTCTGAAGAAAAGAAAAAGCTTGCAGATGCGGAGAAAAAATACGGAAAAAACAGCAAAGAATACAATGAGCAGTTAGAAAATACAAGAATTGCTTTAGCAAACATATTTAAAAATGGGCAAGATGCCGCTAATGCTGTTATTGGTTTTGCGTCAGATCTTGGTGGCGCATTAGGATTACTGTCCCAAGAATCTCAAGAAGCATTAAAAAATGCTCAACAATTATTTGATGGTATTATTAACGCTGTAACGGGTTATTTTTCCGGAGACTATGCTAAAATGGCAGGTGGAATTGTTCAAATGATTACATCTATTTCAAAAGCTATGAATGGTGATATTGATCGTAATAAATCTATACAACAATGGGGCATTGAGATTGAAAAGCTAAAATCATTATATGAACAACTGAATAAAACTATTGAAAAGACTGCAGGTGAAGCTCAGTTAAAAATGAATCAAGATCTCATCCAAAATCTCAAACAGCAACAGGATATTTTAGCTAAAATGAGGGATACTGAAAATGAGAAGAAGAATTCAGATACAGATAAAATTGCATCATATACACAACAAATTGAAGACATAAATAATAAGATTGCTGAGATTGCTGATAATTTTAAAAACAGTATCACAGGATCTGATTTTAAAGATTTGTCTCAAAAGATGGCAGAAGCTCTTACATCCGCATTTACACAAGGAGAAGATGCTGCAAAGTCATTTGATAAGGTTGTGGATGATGTTATGCGTAATGCAGTTCAAAATGCTTTAAGAATAAAATTTCTGGAACCCGCTGCTCAAAAGATAGTTGACCAGATTTATCAATCTATGGGATTTGGAAATGGGGATGCATCAACTTTAGAATCACAGATTAAACTTGCTGAAAAAGAAATCAATGATGTAGTAAACAAACTTAAAAACACTAGTGTACTTGACGGAAATTACCTAACACTATACAAAAAAAGGGAAGAATTAGAGAAGTTGATCAGCTCTTTAAAAGAACAAATTGCGACTTCTAATACATCAGGAGGTTTTGATGGCCTTACTCAAGAAGAAAGAGACAAGAATAAAGAATCGGTACAGGACGCCATGAAAAAGTACATGGAAGGGATGAAGCAATATCAAGACCTTTTCGGTCAAGCAGCAGAAAATGCTCAAGGCTTAAAAGGCGACATCAAAGGAATCACCGAGAAAACAGCTGGTGCTTTAGAAGGCCAACTTAATGCAATGCGCATTATGCAGGCTGAGGCTTTGAAACGCTTCAAGGATGGTTTAGAAGTTATGAGAAGCCAGCTTCTTGTTCAATCACAGATAGAAATGAATACAAGACCTATAAAAGGTATGTATGAAGAAATTAAGTCGATGAATTCTAAAATTAAAAATAGCCTAGCCGGAATACCATAA
- a CDS encoding DUF6706 family protein: MKVRDYLSANLELWSVEVSDSLIDAELINVGLNGDSEYEPELEVKTNTLFYNLIPKLLLSPKRVSEGQFTIEYDKDAMLAYYRMIAGQLGLPNNLERNKIRDRSNLW, from the coding sequence ATGAAAGTTAGGGATTATTTGTCAGCAAATCTTGAGTTATGGTCGGTTGAAGTGTCCGATTCGCTTATTGATGCAGAATTGATTAATGTAGGATTGAATGGCGACTCTGAATACGAACCCGAATTAGAAGTAAAAACTAATACGCTGTTTTACAATTTAATCCCTAAGCTTTTATTATCTCCAAAAAGAGTTTCAGAAGGACAGTTTACAATCGAATATGATAAAGATGCAATGCTTGCATATTACCGTATGATTGCTGGCCAGTTAGGGCTTCCAAATAATCTGGAAAGGAACAAAATTCGTGATCGTTCAAATCTCTGGTAA